One genomic segment of Helianthus annuus cultivar XRQ/B chromosome 14, HanXRQr2.0-SUNRISE, whole genome shotgun sequence includes these proteins:
- the LOC110908699 gene encoding uncharacterized protein LOC110908699 isoform X1 codes for MGLPTRQQYRNKIVFGIPISAPYQKEYKSNLNHPWRQPLSLTDDRQRFRLQEILVATNDFSDENLITEGALGKVYKGKLFWNENWKNFMVRKLDCRYGQGDELQTEFSMVKSLKHKNIISILGYNDESNEKIIVYEQAVHGTLDQHLTDPSLTWLQRLKICLGVARALSYIHYDIIHCDINSSKIFLDEDWEPKIYGFELSTKYPQSWKHRLLYSHYFNTDNYMTPEYDVYSFGVLLLEVLCGRKPMITNDVIKEVIDEFIDPHLRKQANAQSLALFKHITDNCLNRQLVHRPTMDKIVKELEDVLELQQNSIAPHEDTTFNNLKVDFLKIPLIEIKRATNYFHDDYSIGSGGYGTVYKAELDVLDIQSLSSMEGKCKDELPKINKVVAIKRILRREDEQDKQGFLSEIKLLTSCKHPNIVSLLGFSREDDEMILVYEYAFKGSLSDYLRNNNLTWVQRIQICLEIAHAINYIHTDMEGKPRIIHRDIKSDNILLDANLHAKVADFGLSTFHPLMQQASTIYTQNIAGTMVYMDPEYLETGKYKRESDIYSFGVVLFEVLSGSMAYDAIYIAKNETGLAHIARRRFNEGTLKELMDPKMIKEDVDCNFTLNRGPNQTSFNTFSEVAYRCLAETQARRPTMKVVIKELQKALELQGETMVLSKFQLSDIELATENFAATYCIGLDTERKVYKAELDHFGNSISSSTEGMNNGEPSKKRITVAIKCIINSESGRGKQAFFEELEKRTSYKHPNIVSLIGFCYEVDKMILVYEHASKSSLDDYLKSVDGMKNYTWTQRLHMCLEIARGLNHLHTSPQRIIHGDIKSATILLGMNHEAKIAYYGISKHRTNQEVGMEVYADPEYETTGKLERHSDVYSFGVVLFEIFCGRVAYSPVYMKDNEKGLAPIARMCVNDGSIERIIDPKLIEETDDDILTSNRRPNNDSLNRFLKVACQCLGEAANRATMQMVINELEIALNFHDSEDYKEIIQMSKNPEIYSTTNRKDIYDILSKGILIQEDKVWFSLGSKGERNEMVSASQFSFENRWSHKWHSLPESRFDKVAELLNISNLNMQIQISSRSLSLGIKYGVHLVFKFHGARKNVANRMYVNLTYKMGNETLHAYFATWREDEWMSIELYRFLNHKESDTDFEFLIKSFSRCYCGNRAIYVEGIELRAIDNEENILTEVPQVPQSTLHMNQMQQLPINDYPLDICSIFTQTLLKLFRWRNEGKQYYMLSANEAFCHSFNAKRFHWKSTTKSRFQKVAELLSTQEFLIKCKIESRMLLQDTEYSCYLVFKLSEKCSGLHCPVMVRDLHQQKNKQMVRDLHQQKNKQSEVVYFRSPKPWNIGRVPQEREDGWMEVCVWKFKSNNELQNDRNSINLEFENYEGMMSGLIVCGLEFRLM; via the exons AGATTCAGGCTTCAAGAGATATTAGTTGCCACCAACGATTTTTCTGATGAAAATCTCATTACGGAAGGTGCACTAGGAAAGGTGTACAAAGGTAAACTCTTCTGGAATGAGAATTGGAAGAATTTTATGGTACGGAAGTTAGATTGTAGGTATGGGCAAGGAGACGAGTTGCAGACTGAGTTTTCAATGGTCAAGAGTCTCAAACATAAAAATATCATTTCAATATTGGGGTACAATGATGAGAGTAATGAAAAGATCATCGTTTACGAGCAAGCAGTTCACGGAACTCTTGACCAACATCTAACTGATCCAAGTCTCACATGGCTTCAAAGACTTAAAATATGTTTAGGTGTAGCACGTGCACTGAGTTACATCCATTATGATATCATACATTGCGACATCAATAGCTCTAAAATATTTTTAGATGAAGATTGGGAACCCAAGATATATGGTTTTGAACTTTCCACAAAATATCCTCAAAGTTGGAAGCATCGTCTTCTCTACTCTCACTATTTCAACACCGATAATTATATGACACCTGAATATGACGTTTACTCATTTGGTGTGTTGTTGCTTGAAGTCCTTTGTGGGAGGAAACCAATGATTACAAATGATGTTATTAAGGAAGTGATAGATGAGTTCATTGATCCTCATTTAAGGAAACAAGCTAACGCACAATCGTTGGCACTCTTCAAACACATAACTGATAATTGCTTGAATCGACAACTTGTGCATCGTCCAACTATGGATAAGATTGTTAAGGAACTTGAGGATGTGTTGGAACTTCAACAAAACTCAATCGCTCCACATGAAGATACAACATTCAACAACTTGAAG GTGGATTTTTTGAAGATCCCACTAATCGAAATAAAGCGAGCCACAAATTATTTCCATGACGACTACTCTATTGGCTCTGGCGGGTATGGTACAGTGTACAAAGCTGAACTTGATGTTTTAGATATTCAAAGTTTGTCATCTATGGAAGGAAAGTGTAAAGATGAGCTTCCCAAGATAAACAAAGTTGTAGCTATAAAACGTATTTTACGTAGAGAAGATGAGCAAGATAAACAAGGATTTTTATCAGAAATTAAATTGCTTACTAGTTGTAAGCATCCGAATATAGTGTCTCTTCTTGGCTTTTCTAGAGAAGATGATGAAATGATTCTTGTTTATGAGTATGCTTTTAAAGGAAGCCTTAGTGATTATTTAAGAAACAATAATCTTACTTGGGTTCAAAGAATACAAATTTGCCTTGAAATTGCACATGCAATTAATTACATTCACACCGACATGGAGGGAAAACCTAGGATAATTCATCGAGACATAAAGAGTGATAACATTTTATTAGATGCAAATTTGCATGCAAAGGTTGCCGACTTCGGGCTCTCAACATTCCATCCTTTGATGCAGCAAGCTAGCACTATCTATACACAAAATATCGCTGGGACAATGGTTTATATGGATCCAGAGTATTTGGAAACGGGTAAGTATAAAAGGGAATCTGATATTTACTCATTTGGAGTAGTGTTATTTGAGGTCCTATCCGGGAGTATGGCCTATGACGCAATTTACATTGCCAAAAATGAGACAGGCCTTGCACATATTGCAAGGCGGCGCTTCAACGAGGGAACATTAAAGGAATTGATGGATCCCAAAATGATTAAAGAAGATGTTGATTGTAATTTTACATTAAATAGAGGACCCAATCAAACTTCTTTCAACACATTTTCTGAAGTTGCATATCGATGTTTGGCGGAAACTCAAGCTAGGCGTCCAACCATGAAAGTCGTCATCAAGGAACTTCAAAAGGCACTAGAATTGCAA GGGGAAACCATGGTACTCTCAAAGTTTCAGCTCAGTGATATAGAATTGGCTACCGAGAACTTTGCTGCAACATACTGTATTGGTTTAGACACAGAGAGGAAGGTGTACAAAGCTGAACTTGATCATTTTGGCAACAGTATTTCGTCTTCAACTGAAGGGATGAATAATGGTGAACCATCCAAGAAGCGCATCACCGTAGCTATAAAATGCATCATTAATAGCGAAAGCGGGCGCGGAAAACAAGCATTCTTTGAAGAACTTGAAAAGCGTACCAGTTATAAGCATCCCAACATTGTCTCTCTTATCGGCTTTTGTTACGAAGTTGATAAAATGATCCTTGTCTACGAGCATGCTTCTAAGAGCAGCCTTGATGACTATTTGAAAAGCGTTGACGGCATGAAGAATTATACATGGACCCAGCGTTTACACATGTGCCTTGAGATTGCACGTGGACTCAATCACCTTCACACCAGCCCACAAAGGATAATCCATGGTGACATAAAGAGTGCCACCATTCTGCTAGGCATGAACCACGAGGCAAAAATTGCTTACTATGGGATCTCCAAACACCGTACGAATCAAGAGGTAGGCATGGAAGTGTATGCTGATCCAGAATATGAAACTACAGGTAAGCTGGAAAGACATTCTGATGTTTACTCTTTTGGAGTTGTTCTTTTTGAAATCTTTTGTGGGAGGGTGGCATACAGTCCAGTTTACATGAAAGATAATGAGAAAGGGCTTGCGCCCATTGCACGCATGTGTGTCAATGATGGAAGCATAGAGAGGATCATAGATCCGAAACTAATTGAAGAAACTGATGATGACATTctcacttcaaatagaagacccAATAATGATTCTTTGAACAGATTTTTAAAAGTTGCATGTCAATGTTTGGGGGAAGCTGCTAACCGTGCTACAATGCAAATGGTGATCAATGAGCTTGAGATAGCACTGAACTTTCAT GATAGTGAAGACTATAAAGAAATAATCCAGATGTCAAAAAACCCTGAAATCTACTCTACCACAAATAGAAAGGATATTTATGACATTCTCTCCAAAGGAATCCTCATTCAAGAGGACAAAGTG tGGTTTTCACTCGGAAGTAAGGGAGAAAGAAACGAAATGGTATCAGCAAGCCAATTTTCATTCGAAAATCGTTGGTCACATAAGTGGCATTCACTTCCAGAATCAAG ATTTGATAAAGTGGCCGAGTTGTTGAATATTTCGAATCTAAATATGCAAATACAAATAAGTAGTCGATCTTTATCCTTGGGTATCAAGTATGGTGTTCATCTTGTCTTCAAATTTCATGGTGCAAGAAAAAACGTAGCTAACCGGATGTATGTGAACCTAACTTACAAAATGGGAAATGAAACTTTGCATGCATATTTTGCAACATGGAGAGAAGATGAGTGGATGAGTATTGAATTGTATCGTTTCTTGAATCATAAGGAATCAGATACTGACTTTGAGTTTCTAATAAAGAGCTTTTCACGATGCTATTGTGGAAACCGTGCAATTTATGTTGAAGGCATCGAGTTGCGAGCCATTGACAAT GAAGAAAACATCTTAACGGAAGTCCCACAAGTCCCGCAGTCAACCTTACACATGAATCAGATGCAACAGTTGCCGATTAATGATTATCCTTTGGATATTTGTAGCATATTCACTCAAACACTTTTGAAGTTGTTCAGGTGGAGGAACGAGGGGAAACAATATTACATGCTTTCAGCAAATGAGGCCTTTTGTCACTCTTTTAACGCGAAGCGTTTTCATTGGAAGTCCACAACCAAGTCAAGATTTCAAAAGGTGGCTGAGCTTTTATCAACACAAGAGTTTCTTATCAAGTGCAAGATTGAAAGTAGAATGTTGTTGCAAGATACAGAATATAGTTGTTACCTTGTGTTCAAGCTTTCGGAGAAGTGTTCTGGGTTGCATTGTCCAGTGATGGTGCGAGATCTGCATCAGCAGAAAAATAAACAGATGGTGCGAGATCTGCATCAGCAGAAAAATAAACAGAGTGAAGTTGTTTATTTTAGATCCCCGAAGCCTTGGAATATAGGTCGGGTTCCTCAAGAGAGGGAAGATGGATGGATGGAGGTTTGTGTGTGGAAATTCAAATCAAATAACGAGCTTCAAAATGATCGTAATTCTATAAATTTGGAATTTGAAAATTATGAGGGAATGATGTCCGGCCTTATTGTATGTGGCCTTGAGTTTCGCCTCATGTAA
- the LOC110908699 gene encoding uncharacterized protein LOC110908699 isoform X5: MVRKLDCRYGQGDELQTEFSMVKSLKHKNIISILGYNDESNEKIIVYEQAVHGTLDQHLTDPSLTWLQRLKICLGVARALSYIHYDIIHCDINSSKIFLDEDWEPKIYGFELSTKYPQSWKHRLLYSHYFNTDNYMTPEYDVYSFGVLLLEVLCGRKPMITNDVIKEVIDEFIDPHLRKQANAQSLALFKHITDNCLNRQLVHRPTMDKIVKELEDVLELQQNSIAPHEDTTFNNLKVDFLKIPLIEIKRATNYFHDDYSIGSGGYGTVYKAELDVLDIQSLSSMEGKCKDELPKINKVVAIKRILRREDEQDKQGFLSEIKLLTSCKHPNIVSLLGFSREDDEMILVYEYAFKGSLSDYLRNNNLTWVQRIQICLEIAHAINYIHTDMEGKPRIIHRDIKSDNILLDANLHAKVADFGLSTFHPLMQQASTIYTQNIAGTMVYMDPEYLETGKYKRESDIYSFGVVLFEVLSGSMAYDAIYIAKNETGLAHIARRRFNEGTLKELMDPKMIKEDVDCNFTLNRGPNQTSFNTFSEVAYRCLAETQARRPTMKVVIKELQKALELQGETMVLSKFQLSDIELATENFAATYCIGLDTERKVYKAELDHFGNSISSSTEGMNNGEPSKKRITVAIKCIINSESGRGKQAFFEELEKRTSYKHPNIVSLIGFCYEVDKMILVYEHASKSSLDDYLKSVDGMKNYTWTQRLHMCLEIARGLNHLHTSPQRIIHGDIKSATILLGMNHEAKIAYYGISKHRTNQEVGMEVYADPEYETTGKLERHSDVYSFGVVLFEIFCGRVAYSPVYMKDNEKGLAPIARMCVNDGSIERIIDPKLIEETDDDILTSNRRPNNDSLNRFLKVACQCLGEAANRATMQMVINELEIALNFHDSEDYKEIIQMSKNPEIYSTTNRKDIYDILSKGILIQEDKVWFSLGSKGERNEMVSASQFSFENRWSHKWHSLPESRFDKVAELLNISNLNMQIQISSRSLSLGIKYGVHLVFKFHGARKNVANRMYVNLTYKMGNETLHAYFATWREDEWMSIELYRFLNHKESDTDFEFLIKSFSRCYCGNRAIYVEGIELRAIDNEENILTEVPQVPQSTLHMNQMQQLPINDYPLDICSIFTQTLLKLFRWRNEGKQYYMLSANEAFCHSFNAKRFHWKSTTKSRFQKVAELLSTQEFLIKCKIESRMLLQDTEYSCYLVFKLSEKCSGLHCPVMVRDLHQQKNKQMVRDLHQQKNKQSEVVYFRSPKPWNIGRVPQEREDGWMEVCVWKFKSNNELQNDRNSINLEFENYEGMMSGLIVCGLEFRLM; this comes from the exons ATGGTACGGAAGTTAGATTGTAGGTATGGGCAAGGAGACGAGTTGCAGACTGAGTTTTCAATGGTCAAGAGTCTCAAACATAAAAATATCATTTCAATATTGGGGTACAATGATGAGAGTAATGAAAAGATCATCGTTTACGAGCAAGCAGTTCACGGAACTCTTGACCAACATCTAACTGATCCAAGTCTCACATGGCTTCAAAGACTTAAAATATGTTTAGGTGTAGCACGTGCACTGAGTTACATCCATTATGATATCATACATTGCGACATCAATAGCTCTAAAATATTTTTAGATGAAGATTGGGAACCCAAGATATATGGTTTTGAACTTTCCACAAAATATCCTCAAAGTTGGAAGCATCGTCTTCTCTACTCTCACTATTTCAACACCGATAATTATATGACACCTGAATATGACGTTTACTCATTTGGTGTGTTGTTGCTTGAAGTCCTTTGTGGGAGGAAACCAATGATTACAAATGATGTTATTAAGGAAGTGATAGATGAGTTCATTGATCCTCATTTAAGGAAACAAGCTAACGCACAATCGTTGGCACTCTTCAAACACATAACTGATAATTGCTTGAATCGACAACTTGTGCATCGTCCAACTATGGATAAGATTGTTAAGGAACTTGAGGATGTGTTGGAACTTCAACAAAACTCAATCGCTCCACATGAAGATACAACATTCAACAACTTGAAG GTGGATTTTTTGAAGATCCCACTAATCGAAATAAAGCGAGCCACAAATTATTTCCATGACGACTACTCTATTGGCTCTGGCGGGTATGGTACAGTGTACAAAGCTGAACTTGATGTTTTAGATATTCAAAGTTTGTCATCTATGGAAGGAAAGTGTAAAGATGAGCTTCCCAAGATAAACAAAGTTGTAGCTATAAAACGTATTTTACGTAGAGAAGATGAGCAAGATAAACAAGGATTTTTATCAGAAATTAAATTGCTTACTAGTTGTAAGCATCCGAATATAGTGTCTCTTCTTGGCTTTTCTAGAGAAGATGATGAAATGATTCTTGTTTATGAGTATGCTTTTAAAGGAAGCCTTAGTGATTATTTAAGAAACAATAATCTTACTTGGGTTCAAAGAATACAAATTTGCCTTGAAATTGCACATGCAATTAATTACATTCACACCGACATGGAGGGAAAACCTAGGATAATTCATCGAGACATAAAGAGTGATAACATTTTATTAGATGCAAATTTGCATGCAAAGGTTGCCGACTTCGGGCTCTCAACATTCCATCCTTTGATGCAGCAAGCTAGCACTATCTATACACAAAATATCGCTGGGACAATGGTTTATATGGATCCAGAGTATTTGGAAACGGGTAAGTATAAAAGGGAATCTGATATTTACTCATTTGGAGTAGTGTTATTTGAGGTCCTATCCGGGAGTATGGCCTATGACGCAATTTACATTGCCAAAAATGAGACAGGCCTTGCACATATTGCAAGGCGGCGCTTCAACGAGGGAACATTAAAGGAATTGATGGATCCCAAAATGATTAAAGAAGATGTTGATTGTAATTTTACATTAAATAGAGGACCCAATCAAACTTCTTTCAACACATTTTCTGAAGTTGCATATCGATGTTTGGCGGAAACTCAAGCTAGGCGTCCAACCATGAAAGTCGTCATCAAGGAACTTCAAAAGGCACTAGAATTGCAA GGGGAAACCATGGTACTCTCAAAGTTTCAGCTCAGTGATATAGAATTGGCTACCGAGAACTTTGCTGCAACATACTGTATTGGTTTAGACACAGAGAGGAAGGTGTACAAAGCTGAACTTGATCATTTTGGCAACAGTATTTCGTCTTCAACTGAAGGGATGAATAATGGTGAACCATCCAAGAAGCGCATCACCGTAGCTATAAAATGCATCATTAATAGCGAAAGCGGGCGCGGAAAACAAGCATTCTTTGAAGAACTTGAAAAGCGTACCAGTTATAAGCATCCCAACATTGTCTCTCTTATCGGCTTTTGTTACGAAGTTGATAAAATGATCCTTGTCTACGAGCATGCTTCTAAGAGCAGCCTTGATGACTATTTGAAAAGCGTTGACGGCATGAAGAATTATACATGGACCCAGCGTTTACACATGTGCCTTGAGATTGCACGTGGACTCAATCACCTTCACACCAGCCCACAAAGGATAATCCATGGTGACATAAAGAGTGCCACCATTCTGCTAGGCATGAACCACGAGGCAAAAATTGCTTACTATGGGATCTCCAAACACCGTACGAATCAAGAGGTAGGCATGGAAGTGTATGCTGATCCAGAATATGAAACTACAGGTAAGCTGGAAAGACATTCTGATGTTTACTCTTTTGGAGTTGTTCTTTTTGAAATCTTTTGTGGGAGGGTGGCATACAGTCCAGTTTACATGAAAGATAATGAGAAAGGGCTTGCGCCCATTGCACGCATGTGTGTCAATGATGGAAGCATAGAGAGGATCATAGATCCGAAACTAATTGAAGAAACTGATGATGACATTctcacttcaaatagaagacccAATAATGATTCTTTGAACAGATTTTTAAAAGTTGCATGTCAATGTTTGGGGGAAGCTGCTAACCGTGCTACAATGCAAATGGTGATCAATGAGCTTGAGATAGCACTGAACTTTCAT GATAGTGAAGACTATAAAGAAATAATCCAGATGTCAAAAAACCCTGAAATCTACTCTACCACAAATAGAAAGGATATTTATGACATTCTCTCCAAAGGAATCCTCATTCAAGAGGACAAAGTG tGGTTTTCACTCGGAAGTAAGGGAGAAAGAAACGAAATGGTATCAGCAAGCCAATTTTCATTCGAAAATCGTTGGTCACATAAGTGGCATTCACTTCCAGAATCAAG ATTTGATAAAGTGGCCGAGTTGTTGAATATTTCGAATCTAAATATGCAAATACAAATAAGTAGTCGATCTTTATCCTTGGGTATCAAGTATGGTGTTCATCTTGTCTTCAAATTTCATGGTGCAAGAAAAAACGTAGCTAACCGGATGTATGTGAACCTAACTTACAAAATGGGAAATGAAACTTTGCATGCATATTTTGCAACATGGAGAGAAGATGAGTGGATGAGTATTGAATTGTATCGTTTCTTGAATCATAAGGAATCAGATACTGACTTTGAGTTTCTAATAAAGAGCTTTTCACGATGCTATTGTGGAAACCGTGCAATTTATGTTGAAGGCATCGAGTTGCGAGCCATTGACAAT GAAGAAAACATCTTAACGGAAGTCCCACAAGTCCCGCAGTCAACCTTACACATGAATCAGATGCAACAGTTGCCGATTAATGATTATCCTTTGGATATTTGTAGCATATTCACTCAAACACTTTTGAAGTTGTTCAGGTGGAGGAACGAGGGGAAACAATATTACATGCTTTCAGCAAATGAGGCCTTTTGTCACTCTTTTAACGCGAAGCGTTTTCATTGGAAGTCCACAACCAAGTCAAGATTTCAAAAGGTGGCTGAGCTTTTATCAACACAAGAGTTTCTTATCAAGTGCAAGATTGAAAGTAGAATGTTGTTGCAAGATACAGAATATAGTTGTTACCTTGTGTTCAAGCTTTCGGAGAAGTGTTCTGGGTTGCATTGTCCAGTGATGGTGCGAGATCTGCATCAGCAGAAAAATAAACAGATGGTGCGAGATCTGCATCAGCAGAAAAATAAACAGAGTGAAGTTGTTTATTTTAGATCCCCGAAGCCTTGGAATATAGGTCGGGTTCCTCAAGAGAGGGAAGATGGATGGATGGAGGTTTGTGTGTGGAAATTCAAATCAAATAACGAGCTTCAAAATGATCGTAATTCTATAAATTTGGAATTTGAAAATTATGAGGGAATGATGTCCGGCCTTATTGTATGTGGCCTTGAGTTTCGCCTCATGTAA